The Deinococcus koreensis genome includes a window with the following:
- a CDS encoding DUF3500 domain-containing protein, whose product AFLGTPSGTAAWTLQFGGHHLAINATVAGANITLAPSLTGGQPITTTQSGKTVTVVEKVPQEVRDASTLLQGLSAAQQAKAVIGTNRIDLVLGPGQDGKTLQPEGLPGSAMTAAQKTQLLALIKDRLNILNADDAAPKLAAIQKNLDQTYFAWYGPATAANAGSAYYRITGPTVVIEFSPQSMGGDATNHLHNMYREPGNDYGAAWTK is encoded by the coding sequence TCGCCTTCCTGGGCACGCCCTCGGGCACTGCGGCCTGGACGCTGCAGTTCGGTGGGCACCACCTGGCGATCAACGCCACGGTTGCGGGAGCCAATATCACTCTGGCGCCCAGCCTGACCGGTGGGCAGCCCATCACGACCACCCAGAGTGGCAAGACGGTCACCGTCGTGGAGAAGGTGCCTCAAGAAGTCAGGGATGCTTCCACGCTGCTTCAGGGCCTGAGCGCTGCACAACAGGCCAAGGCGGTCATCGGCACCAACCGGATTGACCTCGTCCTGGGGCCAGGTCAGGACGGCAAGACCCTGCAACCCGAGGGCCTGCCCGGCAGCGCCATGACGGCCGCCCAGAAGACTCAGCTCCTGGCCCTGATCAAGGATCGCCTCAACATCCTGAACGCCGACGACGCCGCGCCCAAGCTGGCGGCGATCCAGAAGAACCTCGACCAGACGTATTTCGCCTGGTATGGCCCGGCCACGGCGGCGAACGCCGGCTCGGCGTACTACCGCATCACCGGGCCCACGGTCGTCATCGAGTTCTCGCCGCAGTCGATGGGCGGGGACGCCACCAATCATCTGCACAACATGTACCGCGAGCCGGGCAACGACTACGGCGCGGCGTGGACGAAGTGA
- a CDS encoding HupE/UreJ family protein — translation MIQRRSDTFPPLTWALLLLLCLLPGRALAHPMPTTTVQLDLHDGSVSADLALPLNELQAATGWTLVNNPQALAQYGEKVRAYLASHLKAFSSAGAAWTVTLGEPTLSAAQQTAGGPYQEFVVPARLTPPTSASARTFSLQYDAIVREVPAHSVLVSVRRDWARGLNNEGGNENVEVGVIRADPRTGQVPLLPVNAQEGSAWAGFTGMFTLGIRHIAEGTDHLLFLLTLLLPAPLLVARRRWAGFGGTRRSLLNIVKITTAFTAGHSLTLLLGTLRIVQVPDAPIEALIAFSILVSAVHALRPIFPGRELLVAGGFGLIHGLAFSYTLTELNLSPWQTALSLLGFNLGIEAMQLLVIAVTMPWLMVLAPTRLYPPVRILGATVAALASLGWLGDRLGLTNPLGALADALGTAGPWVLLGLAALAVAGAARGRTGRTPPRA, via the coding sequence ATGATTCAACGCCGCTCCGACACCTTTCCCCCGCTGACCTGGGCGCTTCTGCTCCTCCTGTGCCTCCTGCCGGGCCGCGCCCTGGCCCACCCGATGCCCACGACCACGGTGCAACTGGATCTGCACGACGGCTCTGTCTCGGCCGACCTTGCGCTGCCGCTGAACGAACTCCAGGCGGCGACGGGCTGGACGCTGGTGAACAACCCTCAGGCCCTGGCCCAGTACGGCGAAAAGGTTCGGGCGTACCTTGCCAGCCACCTGAAGGCCTTTTCTTCGGCGGGCGCGGCGTGGACGGTTACCCTGGGCGAGCCCACGCTGTCGGCCGCGCAGCAGACGGCTGGCGGCCCATATCAGGAATTCGTGGTGCCCGCGCGTCTCACGCCCCCCACCAGCGCCAGTGCGCGCACCTTCAGCCTGCAGTACGACGCGATCGTGCGCGAGGTGCCCGCGCACTCGGTGCTCGTGTCGGTTCGGCGCGACTGGGCGCGGGGGCTCAACAACGAGGGCGGAAATGAAAACGTTGAGGTGGGCGTGATCCGCGCCGACCCGCGAACCGGGCAGGTACCGCTGTTGCCGGTGAATGCGCAGGAGGGCAGTGCCTGGGCGGGCTTTACGGGTATGTTCACGCTCGGCATCCGCCACATCGCCGAAGGAACCGACCACCTGCTGTTCTTGCTGACCCTGCTGCTACCGGCCCCGCTACTTGTCGCCCGGCGGCGCTGGGCAGGGTTTGGCGGCACGCGGCGCTCCCTGCTGAATATTGTCAAGATCACTACGGCGTTCACGGCCGGCCACTCGCTGACCCTGCTGCTGGGCACGTTGAGGATCGTGCAGGTGCCGGACGCACCCATCGAGGCCCTGATCGCCTTCTCGATCCTGGTCTCGGCCGTGCACGCGCTGCGGCCGATCTTCCCGGGGCGTGAACTACTGGTGGCCGGCGGCTTCGGGCTGATTCATGGCCTGGCGTTTTCCTACACGCTGACCGAATTGAACCTCAGCCCGTGGCAGACGGCCCTGAGCCTGCTGGGCTTCAACCTCGGCATCGAGGCGATGCAGCTCCTGGTCATCGCCGTGACGATGCCGTGGTTGATGGTGCTGGCGCCGACCCGGCTGTATCCGCCGGTGCGCATCCTGGGCGCCACGGTGGCCGCGCTCGCCTCGCTGGGATGGCTGGGCGACCGACTGGGGCTGACCAACCCGCTGGGCGCCCTGGCCGACGCCCTGGGCACTGCTGGCCCCTGGGTGCTGCTGGGCCTGGCTGCCCTCGCCGTTGCGGGCGCTGCCCGGGGCCGGACGGGGCGCACCCCTCCACGCGCCTGA